A window of Chitinophaga sp. MM2321 contains these coding sequences:
- the nagB gene encoding glucosamine-6-phosphate deaminase: MTINHQEIELIDSFEQIAVDIHPSAKEASRAIAQEIAALIRERQAANQPCILGMATGSTPKYLYAELVRLHKEEGLSFKNVITFNLDEYYPIEPDALQSYNRFMKEHLFNHIDIPEGQYFIPDGTIPKDQIKQYCAAYDKRIEAAGGIDIQVLGIGNNGHIGFNEPGANINSHTRLVTLDNSTRLANAYEFPNMSQVPRLAITMGLSTIFKAKRVLLMAWGSHKAKIVCRSVEGHSTDQVPASLLQQHPNCKFIIDEQASAELTRFKEPWLTGDCEWTPGLIRKAVTSLALKLGKPILMLTDKDYNENGLNDLIVQYGSAYELNIKEFNSIRDTITGWPGGKPGPQLPNHPERSEPAKKRVLIFSPHPDDDIISMGGTFIRLHEQGHDVHVAYQTSGNIAVTDEFLLRFIDFAVGFEGMFDIDRSKSSQILDDARAFINVKKPSQKDTSEIRAIKGLIRRCEAKATCRYVGIAEENAHFMNLPFYETGLVEKKPMGEEDIQLTVDLLRKLKPQQIYCAGDLADPHGTHKVCLDVIFAALDRLKHEEWMKDCWVWLYKGAWQEWDIHEIEMAVAMSPDQVMQKRLGIFIHQSQKDVVPFQGTDLREFWQRAEDRNANTANLYDQLGLQKYAAMEAFVRYHFM; encoded by the coding sequence ATGACGATTAATCATCAGGAAATCGAATTGATTGACAGCTTTGAACAAATTGCTGTGGATATCCATCCCTCTGCCAAAGAAGCTTCCAGGGCTATTGCCCAGGAAATTGCCGCGCTGATACGCGAACGGCAGGCTGCCAATCAACCATGCATTTTAGGAATGGCTACAGGTTCCACTCCTAAATATCTCTACGCCGAATTGGTTCGCCTCCATAAAGAGGAAGGACTGAGTTTTAAAAACGTGATTACCTTCAACCTGGATGAGTACTACCCGATAGAGCCGGATGCTTTACAGAGCTATAACCGCTTTATGAAAGAACACCTGTTCAATCATATCGATATCCCCGAAGGACAGTACTTTATCCCGGACGGAACGATTCCAAAAGACCAGATCAAACAATACTGTGCAGCGTATGACAAGCGCATTGAAGCTGCCGGTGGTATTGACATCCAGGTGTTGGGTATCGGCAACAACGGCCACATTGGTTTTAACGAACCAGGTGCTAACATCAACTCACATACCCGTCTCGTTACATTAGATAACAGCACCAGGCTGGCTAATGCATACGAGTTCCCGAATATGAGTCAGGTGCCGCGGTTGGCGATCACAATGGGACTGAGTACCATCTTCAAGGCTAAACGCGTATTGCTGATGGCCTGGGGTTCTCACAAAGCCAAAATAGTATGCCGCTCTGTAGAAGGACACAGCACCGACCAGGTGCCTGCTTCCCTGCTGCAACAGCATCCTAACTGCAAATTCATCATCGATGAACAGGCTTCTGCCGAACTGACCCGTTTCAAGGAACCATGGCTCACCGGCGACTGCGAATGGACACCTGGTCTGATCCGCAAAGCGGTAACCAGCCTCGCACTGAAACTGGGCAAGCCTATCCTGATGCTCACCGACAAGGACTATAACGAAAACGGGTTGAACGACCTGATCGTACAATATGGTTCTGCCTACGAGCTCAATATCAAAGAATTCAACAGCATCCGCGATACCATCACCGGCTGGCCTGGCGGCAAACCCGGTCCTCAGTTGCCGAATCATCCTGAGCGTTCCGAACCCGCTAAAAAACGCGTGCTGATCTTTTCTCCACACCCTGATGATGATATCATCTCCATGGGTGGTACTTTCATCCGCCTGCACGAGCAGGGTCATGATGTACACGTAGCTTACCAGACATCCGGTAACATTGCTGTTACAGATGAATTCCTGCTGCGTTTCATCGACTTCGCCGTAGGATTTGAAGGGATGTTTGATATCGACAGAAGCAAAAGCTCCCAGATCCTGGATGATGCCAGAGCTTTTATCAATGTAAAAAAACCAAGTCAGAAAGATACTTCCGAGATCCGCGCTATCAAAGGGCTGATCCGCCGTTGCGAAGCTAAAGCTACCTGCCGTTACGTAGGCATTGCTGAAGAAAATGCACACTTCATGAACCTCCCTTTCTATGAAACCGGTCTGGTGGAAAAGAAACCAATGGGTGAAGAAGATATACAACTGACGGTAGACCTGCTGCGTAAACTGAAACCACAACAGATTTATTGCGCCGGTGACCTCGCCGATCCGCATGGTACCCACAAAGTATGCCTGGACGTGATCTTTGCTGCACTCGACAGACTGAAACACGAAGAGTGGATGAAAGACTGCTGGGTATGGCTGTACAAAGGTGCATGGCAGGAATGGGATATCCACGAAATCGAAATGGCCGTGGCGATGAGTCCCGACCAGGTAATGCAGAAACGACTGGGTATCTTCATCCACCAGAGTCAAAAAGATGTGGTGCCTTTCCAGGGTACCGATCTCCGCGAATTCTGGCAGCGTGCAGAAGACCGCAACGCCAACACAGCTAACCTGTATGACCAGCTGGGATTACAGAAATATGCCGCGATGGAAGCGTTTGTTCGTTATCATTTTATGTAA
- a CDS encoding SAM-dependent methyltransferase has product MSRAPATKSGTYMALFRAIETSKPEEERLFNDPFAAAFLSKYHRTLLAGCTLPFIRKILSAYIQLRWPGTHTAAVARTKLIDDMIIKAVREDGINQVVILSATFDTRAHRLNIGMPVNFVEVDHPSLQYFKKQKLHEILHSPAKFVDYIKLDMNTQRLADVFSSVMLHNGIKTLFLWEGLTTNMEAREAESIFKFIGSFPPGTQVIFTYADKAVLEKPHAFRGFSRVNRTLRRAGENWDYGLHPTDITAFMHNRNMKVLYDGGADKYREEYFKEKSRNMKGYEYFRVVKSELK; this is encoded by the coding sequence ATGAGCAGGGCTCCCGCCACTAAATCAGGTACTTATATGGCCTTGTTCCGTGCCATCGAAACCAGCAAACCGGAAGAAGAACGTTTATTCAATGATCCGTTTGCCGCAGCATTCCTTTCAAAATACCACCGGACCCTCCTCGCTGGTTGCACCCTACCCTTTATCCGGAAGATCCTGTCCGCTTACATCCAGCTCCGATGGCCAGGCACACACACCGCTGCTGTTGCCAGAACAAAACTGATTGATGACATGATCATCAAAGCCGTACGGGAAGATGGTATCAACCAGGTCGTCATCCTCAGCGCCACTTTTGATACCCGCGCCCACCGCCTCAATATAGGCATGCCCGTAAACTTCGTGGAAGTAGATCACCCCAGCCTCCAATACTTCAAAAAACAAAAGCTGCACGAAATCCTTCACTCACCCGCCAAATTTGTGGATTATATAAAGCTGGACATGAACACGCAACGGCTGGCAGATGTATTCTCCTCCGTTATGCTGCACAACGGGATTAAAACATTGTTCCTATGGGAAGGACTCACCACCAATATGGAAGCACGGGAAGCTGAAAGCATCTTCAAATTTATAGGGAGCTTTCCTCCGGGCACACAGGTTATCTTTACCTATGCAGACAAAGCCGTACTGGAAAAACCCCATGCCTTCCGCGGCTTCTCCCGGGTAAACCGTACCCTGCGCCGTGCAGGCGAAAACTGGGACTATGGCCTTCATCCGACCGATATCACCGCGTTTATGCATAACCGTAATATGAAAGTTCTCTACGATGGCGGTGCAGATAAATACAGGGAAGAATATTTTAAAGAGAAAAGCAGGAACATGAAAGGATATGAATATTTCAGGGTCGTTAAAAGTGAATTAAAATAA
- the murB gene encoding UDP-N-acetylmuramate dehydrogenase, whose product MVSENVLLQPYNTFGIAAMARYFASFAGKDELVDLLDDPRSSQLPHMILGGGSNILFTQDYNGLVLKNELKGMTLVGEDNDYVYVKAGAGENWHRFVQYCIAQNLAGLENLSLIPGNVGASPMQNIGAYGVEIKDTFHELEALHLEDRRVVTFNNADCHFGYRESIFKKEYRHQFVILSVTYRLSKKPHFNTSYGAINQELERMGVKDLSIQAISQAVINIRSSKLPDPAKIGNAGSFFKNPAVDAAKYATLKTAFPNISAYPLDNGEYKLAAGWLIEQCGWKGYRQGDAGVHALQALVLVNYAHATGSEIYALSQQVLDSVAEKFGVQLEREVNIV is encoded by the coding sequence ATGGTATCTGAAAATGTCCTGCTCCAACCATACAATACATTCGGTATAGCGGCTATGGCGCGTTATTTTGCCTCTTTTGCCGGTAAAGATGAGCTGGTGGACTTATTGGATGATCCACGTAGCAGCCAGCTGCCGCATATGATCCTGGGGGGTGGCAGCAACATCCTGTTTACACAGGATTATAACGGGCTGGTTCTCAAAAATGAGTTGAAAGGAATGACGCTGGTGGGGGAAGATAACGACTATGTCTATGTGAAAGCCGGCGCAGGGGAGAACTGGCATCGCTTTGTACAATATTGTATTGCGCAAAACCTCGCCGGCCTGGAGAATCTGTCGCTGATACCGGGTAATGTAGGCGCCAGTCCTATGCAGAATATCGGCGCTTATGGCGTGGAAATAAAAGACACCTTTCATGAGCTGGAAGCCCTGCACCTGGAAGACCGCCGCGTGGTTACCTTTAATAATGCAGATTGTCATTTCGGCTACCGCGAAAGTATTTTTAAAAAGGAATACCGGCACCAGTTTGTGATCCTGTCTGTAACTTACCGGTTGAGTAAAAAACCGCATTTCAATACCAGTTATGGTGCTATCAACCAGGAGCTGGAACGTATGGGGGTAAAGGATTTATCTATCCAGGCGATCAGCCAGGCGGTAATCAATATCCGTTCCTCCAAACTGCCCGATCCTGCAAAGATTGGTAATGCCGGCAGCTTCTTCAAAAACCCCGCAGTGGATGCTGCAAAGTATGCCACATTAAAAACGGCTTTCCCAAACATATCGGCGTATCCGTTAGACAACGGGGAGTATAAGCTGGCAGCGGGCTGGCTGATTGAACAATGTGGCTGGAAGGGCTACCGTCAGGGCGATGCAGGCGTTCATGCCTTGCAGGCGCTGGTGCTGGTAAACTATGCGCATGCAACAGGCAGCGAAATATATGCATTATCACAGCAGGTACTGGATAGCGTAGCGGAAAAATTTGGTGTGCAGCTGGAACGGGAAGTAAATATTGTTTAA
- a CDS encoding DUF3857 domain-containing protein: MKHLIFFLAIIAVIAVFPLHTKAQINNYFPETWKDDPHVSNQEQTLKPYTILEYRIARDFNITSRDKADAYTNYKTIYKKVRINTTAGADSLTQLVLSMDTYEALRSFRVRVIFPDGKVANLNEQTRTVKLSDGRQAIVVNDLSLQSGCELEYEMNLKIQFDIAGTEYLQSGLEAQQVQFTLVAPKSLQFLFKSVNGVPAVTDSTAGNNVFHNIAMQQVPGLVANDLFFYMPQLQRVDFALSAAISGRDTSRVTWQDFGEEAYVPYVAVSKAEYKQLEKELSKWPFLAHRMPVPQLIYQVEQYIKTNYTLRQADDVYEAPNLTAIIRSKSADKAGMVRLMTAAYYMLNIPVQMLFTSARDTLPLDKNIINKPLAKNILLYFPNQQQALAPTETDTRFPCYPPLWANCLALRCRDTLAGTESKVLTDFINTPVPAYTLSNITTEATLRSLTDPAWEVNQSFGGYAAESLKTAFTKANNTELRNSVLNAVLPFAPGTRRPAAVEAHNETFNNVPLSSPVVITSTLHTPGIAIQQGTQLNIKIGQLLGGNIDYNLAMPGGTHPIQISFPYYQEKRVHIDIPAGYKVANKADFAASIEHNTGSQPALGFKMRCEQENNRLNIYTIEWYSQTDYTGEDKKTFEEMIRRLKTLQQQELILTKE, encoded by the coding sequence ATGAAACATCTTATCTTTTTCCTGGCCATCATAGCTGTTATAGCAGTGTTTCCTTTACATACAAAGGCGCAGATCAATAATTATTTTCCTGAAACATGGAAAGACGATCCGCACGTTTCCAACCAGGAACAGACGCTGAAACCTTATACTATCCTGGAATACAGGATAGCAAGGGATTTTAATATCACCAGCCGTGATAAAGCGGATGCCTATACGAACTACAAAACTATTTACAAAAAAGTGCGCATCAATACCACTGCCGGAGCAGATAGCCTGACCCAGCTGGTACTGTCTATGGATACTTACGAAGCACTGCGGAGTTTCCGCGTACGGGTAATATTTCCTGATGGAAAGGTGGCTAACCTCAATGAACAAACGAGAACAGTAAAGCTCAGTGATGGCCGGCAGGCCATTGTAGTAAATGACCTTTCCCTGCAATCGGGTTGTGAACTTGAATATGAGATGAACCTAAAGATCCAGTTTGATATTGCCGGCACAGAATATTTACAGTCAGGTCTTGAAGCGCAACAGGTGCAATTCACGCTGGTAGCCCCCAAATCACTGCAATTCCTTTTCAAAAGTGTAAACGGTGTACCGGCCGTTACGGATAGCACCGCTGGTAACAATGTGTTTCATAACATCGCGATGCAACAGGTGCCTGGATTGGTGGCCAATGATCTTTTCTTTTACATGCCACAGCTGCAACGTGTAGACTTTGCCCTGAGCGCCGCTATTAGCGGAAGGGATACTTCCAGGGTCACCTGGCAGGATTTCGGAGAAGAGGCATATGTGCCATACGTAGCCGTCAGTAAAGCAGAATACAAACAACTGGAGAAAGAACTAAGCAAGTGGCCCTTTCTCGCACACCGGATGCCGGTACCACAGCTGATTTACCAGGTAGAACAATATATTAAAACCAACTATACGTTGCGGCAGGCCGACGATGTGTATGAAGCGCCCAACCTGACGGCCATCATACGGAGCAAAAGCGCCGACAAAGCGGGTATGGTGCGTCTCATGACAGCAGCCTATTACATGCTGAACATCCCTGTACAGATGTTGTTTACCTCCGCACGGGATACCCTGCCGCTGGATAAAAATATTATCAACAAGCCGCTGGCAAAAAATATCCTGCTTTATTTCCCTAACCAGCAACAAGCCCTTGCACCAACGGAAACGGATACACGCTTTCCATGTTATCCGCCCTTATGGGCCAATTGCCTGGCCCTGCGATGCCGGGATACACTGGCAGGTACAGAAAGCAAAGTGCTGACAGACTTCATCAACACACCGGTACCAGCTTATACATTGAGCAACATCACAACAGAAGCAACCCTTCGTTCCCTTACGGATCCTGCCTGGGAGGTCAACCAGTCTTTCGGCGGATATGCCGCGGAAAGCCTTAAAACGGCTTTTACCAAGGCCAATAACACAGAGCTGCGTAACAGTGTGCTCAATGCCGTCCTTCCCTTTGCACCCGGCACCAGGCGACCTGCCGCTGTAGAAGCCCACAACGAAACATTTAACAATGTGCCGCTTAGCAGTCCGGTTGTTATCACCAGTACCCTGCATACACCGGGCATCGCCATTCAGCAAGGCACGCAGCTGAATATTAAAATAGGTCAGTTACTGGGAGGCAATATTGACTATAATTTAGCCATGCCCGGAGGAACACATCCCATTCAGATCTCTTTCCCTTATTACCAGGAAAAGCGCGTCCACATTGACATTCCGGCCGGATACAAAGTGGCTAATAAAGCCGACTTTGCCGCCAGTATCGAACACAATACAGGATCGCAACCCGCTCTGGGATTCAAGATGAGATGTGAACAGGAAAATAACCGTTTAAATATCTATACCATAGAATGGTACAGCCAGACAGATTATACAGGGGAAGATAAAAAGACCTTTGAAGAAATGATCCGCCGGTTAAAAACACTACAGCAACAGGAATTGATCCTGACAAAAGAATAA
- a CDS encoding oxidoreductase — translation MNKTAIVIGATGLTGTHLVAALLQDPYFSKVRILIRKPWAHPRPGLESIIVDFDDEESLAEALQGDTLFCCIGTTIKKAGTQKKFREVDFDIPVRCATIARTNHVEQFLLISSIGAAASSRNFYLRTKGETEAAVLKKGFIGTYIFRPSFLIGQRKEFRLGEWIAKYLMQLFYFLLQGRWKKYRGIKAATVANAMLKAAKQGDAGVHIFESDAIQQMGVS, via the coding sequence ATGAACAAAACAGCCATAGTTATAGGAGCTACGGGGCTCACCGGTACTCATCTTGTTGCTGCACTGCTGCAGGATCCATACTTCAGTAAAGTAAGGATATTGATCCGCAAGCCCTGGGCGCATCCCCGGCCCGGACTGGAAAGTATTATTGTTGATTTTGATGATGAAGAAAGCCTGGCAGAAGCATTACAGGGCGACACCCTTTTTTGCTGTATCGGCACCACGATTAAAAAAGCAGGTACACAGAAAAAATTCCGGGAAGTGGATTTTGATATTCCGGTGAGATGTGCCACCATTGCACGCACCAACCACGTAGAACAATTCCTGCTGATCTCTTCTATTGGTGCAGCAGCATCTTCCCGCAACTTTTACCTGCGCACCAAAGGAGAAACCGAAGCAGCCGTTTTAAAAAAAGGCTTCATAGGTACCTATATTTTCCGGCCTTCGTTCCTCATCGGGCAACGTAAAGAGTTCAGGCTGGGAGAATGGATAGCAAAATATCTCATGCAGCTCTTTTATTTTTTATTGCAGGGAAGATGGAAGAAATACCGTGGCATCAAAGCCGCTACTGTAGCCAATGCTATGCTGAAAGCTGCCAAACAGGGAGATGCAGGCGTACATATTTTTGAATCCGATGCCATTCAACAAATGGGCGTTTCATGA
- a CDS encoding type 1 glutamine amidotransferase: MHIHYFQHVPFEGLAAIADWIKQEGHTSSATRWYEDHPDHTQLANADWLIIMGGSMGVYEQDRYPWMETEITLIREALAQHKKILGICLGAQLLAYALGANVYPHTQQEIGWYPVDFTFQHLAAPLEQALPHRLNAFHFHGDTFDVPPGVTRFAASAACSNQAYIYGDRVIGLQFHMELTPDTLREMLDHGADTISTGGPFIQSPDKIRQHLNLLTENKQAMFRLLDFMAAV; encoded by the coding sequence ATGCACATTCACTATTTCCAACATGTGCCTTTTGAAGGATTAGCTGCTATTGCCGACTGGATAAAACAGGAAGGACATACAAGCAGTGCTACCCGCTGGTATGAAGATCATCCTGATCATACACAGCTGGCAAATGCTGACTGGCTCATCATCATGGGTGGCAGCATGGGTGTATATGAGCAAGACAGGTATCCCTGGATGGAAACGGAAATAACACTCATCCGGGAAGCACTGGCACAACATAAAAAAATACTGGGCATCTGCCTCGGCGCACAACTGCTGGCCTATGCACTGGGTGCTAACGTGTACCCACATACGCAGCAGGAAATCGGCTGGTATCCTGTAGACTTTACCTTCCAGCACCTGGCAGCTCCCCTGGAACAGGCATTACCACACCGGCTCAATGCCTTTCATTTTCATGGCGATACCTTTGATGTTCCTCCCGGCGTTACCCGCTTTGCCGCTTCTGCTGCCTGTAGTAACCAGGCCTACATTTACGGCGACCGTGTCATCGGACTACAGTTTCATATGGAGCTCACCCCCGATACTCTCCGGGAAATGCTGGATCACGGCGCGGATACCATCAGCACCGGCGGACCTTTTATTCAAAGCCCGGATAAGATCCGGCAACACCTGAACCTTTTAACAGAAAACAAACAGGCCATGTTCCGTCTTCTCGACTTCATGGCTGCTGTATAA
- a CDS encoding YpdA family putative bacillithiol disulfide reductase has translation MNAAFDVLIIGGGPIGLACALAAKKAGLQYIIIEKGCLVNSLFNYPLYMTFFSTSERLEIGGVPFVSINPKPTRPEALEYYRRVATSHHMHVKLFEEVKTVTPNAGEYIINTDKGVYHTRNVVIATGFYDIPNLLDIPGENLPKVTHYYKDPHFYATQQVLVIGAHNSAVDAALETYRKGAQVTMVIREGEIGSRVKYWVKPDIENRIKEGSIKAYFHSSVKAIRERETDINTPEGTITIPNDFVIAMTGYQPNFSLLEKAGIRLSDDAKKHPVYNPITMETNMPHIYLAGVVCGGMDTHVWFIENSRDHADKIIAHIKDGA, from the coding sequence ATGAACGCTGCTTTCGATGTATTGATAATTGGTGGAGGCCCCATTGGCCTCGCCTGCGCGCTGGCTGCAAAAAAAGCAGGACTGCAATATATCATCATAGAAAAAGGATGCCTGGTCAACTCGCTCTTTAACTATCCGCTGTACATGACTTTCTTTTCCACGTCAGAAAGACTGGAAATAGGCGGTGTGCCTTTTGTTTCCATCAATCCCAAGCCTACCCGGCCGGAAGCACTGGAATACTACCGCCGTGTAGCCACTTCCCATCACATGCACGTAAAACTGTTTGAAGAAGTAAAAACCGTTACGCCTAACGCCGGCGAATATATTATCAACACGGATAAAGGCGTCTATCATACCCGTAACGTGGTTATCGCCACCGGCTTTTATGATATCCCCAACCTCCTGGATATCCCCGGAGAAAACCTGCCCAAGGTAACGCACTATTACAAAGACCCGCATTTCTATGCAACCCAGCAGGTACTTGTAATAGGCGCCCATAATTCCGCCGTGGATGCGGCGCTGGAAACCTATCGCAAAGGGGCACAGGTCACCATGGTGATCCGGGAAGGAGAAATAGGCTCCCGCGTAAAATATTGGGTAAAACCAGACATTGAGAACAGGATCAAGGAAGGCTCCATCAAAGCATACTTCCACTCGTCCGTAAAAGCAATCCGGGAGCGGGAAACAGATATTAACACCCCTGAAGGAACCATTACCATTCCCAACGATTTTGTCATTGCCATGACGGGTTATCAACCCAACTTCAGCCTGCTGGAAAAAGCAGGGATCAGGCTATCCGATGATGCGAAAAAGCATCCGGTATACAATCCAATCACCATGGAAACCAACATGCCGCATATTTACCTGGCAGGTGTGGTTTGTGGTGGTATGGACACACATGTGTGGTTCATTGAAAACTCAAGGGATCATGCAGACAAGATCATTGCACATATTAAAGACGGCGCTTAA